The following is a genomic window from Candidatus Methylomirabilota bacterium.
CGCCGGCGATCAATGCCTCGACGACCAGATCGGCGCCGCGGACGGAGGATCGGCTCACGCGGGCAGCCTAGCGCCAGGCGTGGCCGGCAAGCAAGGCCTGCGGGGCGGCGTCCCGATCGCTAGAATCAGTGCCGACTCGGAGTCGAGGAGAGGACGCCTATGAGCAGCAAGGTGTTCGCGGGAGTCGTCGGCCTGATGCTGGTTGCGGCACCGGCCTGGGCGCAGCTGGACGAGATTCTCAAGGGCCTCGGGCTCGGGCGGTCAGGCGCGCTCTCTGACGCCAAGATCGGCATGGGGCTCAAGGAGGCGCTGCAGGTCGCCACCGACAAGTCGGTCATGCTCACCGGAAAGGTAGACGGCTTTTTCGGCAAC
Proteins encoded in this region:
- a CDS encoding DUF4197 family protein yields the protein MSSKVFAGVVGLMLVAAPAWAQLDEILKGLGLGRSGALSDAKIGMGLKEALQVATDKSVMLTGKVDGFFGNQAIKIVMPEKLKRLESGLRAVGYGPQVDEFVLSMNRAAERAAPAARQIFL